The Episyrphus balteatus chromosome 3, idEpiBalt1.1, whole genome shotgun sequence genome segment AGCACGATAAAACATCCCAAAACAGAGGCAGAGTCAATGCGCAATCTTCATGcgtgaaaaaagaaaagaagaggAAGAATCACACACGTGCTTCTTCGATGCAGTTTATACCTGTTGCAAACTTGTTTATGATATCAATTTCGTGCAGTAGGTAGGTTAAGTTTTAACATTGAATTGTGTGCCTTTCCAATTTTTGCAGTACTTGCCCAAGCCGTATACCATCCATTGACCTTGAAGAAATTGGATTACATTTTTTGGAATCGAGCCCTCTCAGTATAAAAGCATGTGCATTCAAAGAAGGAAGTCAGATTACTCCAGTTCGACAACAGGATAACAAACAATTACCTCTTCTtaaaaaatggcattcaaagttagttcttttcatatttattcaacacttttcgatttttattgaattttttttatttctttttccatCAGTTCGTTGCTTTCTTCGCTTGCCTCGCTGTTGCCAGTGCTGGATACATTGCTTCACCACTTGCTGCTGTTGCAACTCCAGTTTTGGCCAAGACTGATGGTCATGATCCTCATCCACAATACACTTTTGCATATGATGTCCAGGATGCCATTTCTGGTGACAGCAAGAACCAACATGAGTCCCGTGATGGAGATATCGTTCATGGTCAATACTCTTTGAATGATGCCGATGGTTACAGACGCATCGTTGACTATACTGCCGATCCTTTGAACGGATTCAACGCTGTTGTCCGCAGGGAGCCATTGGGAGCTGCTGTTGCCGTCAAGACTGTTGCTGCCGCTCCAGCTTTGATCAAATCCACTCCTTTGGCTTATGCTGCAGCTCCAGCTCTCGTCAAGTCATACGCTGCTGCTCCAACTTTAATCAGATCTGCACCTTTGGCTTATGCAGCTGCTCCAGCTCCTTTGGGATACGCTCAAGCTCCAGCTTTGATCAGATCAGCTCCTTTGGGATACGCTCAAGCTCCATTGATCAAGGCAGCTCCCGCTGTAGCTTATTCAACCGGGCCAGCATTGGTTAAGACTACCTTCTCTTCACCACTCATCTCATACGCTTATTAATTCCCTGCTCCTGAATTTCgtttaaataatttgtaattgttgatgtttttgtttatgtgaatctgaaataaattaatgaaaaaaaagtacttatgttatttatttaaatgcttTAATATTATAACAGGGCTGCTATAACTCATTGAATATAACTTTGGTTAGAATTTGAAGATGAACCTACTAACAAAAATAGCGCATAGTTGAATAGGGAAGGAATTAAGAATTCCGATGTGCTTCTAACATTCTTCTTAAgtttagtttataaaaaaataaatttttagttttactttatACAACTTAGGTAGGTACTTACTCaagataaaatataatatgCCACCTCTGAAACTATTTTGTCCAGCCCGAAACAgtgttaaagtattttttttataggcttttcattattttgtatctCATTAGGAAGGCATACTGAAGATAAACTGGTATGTATCTGGTTTGCCATACAAAATGAGACTACCAGAAACCTTACTtccaaaaaagaagtttaagaAAATAccttttagattttgttttgcTAGAAATTTTAGTTCTTAACGAAGTTCTGTTAAAATAAAACAGCACCATATTTCGTATCAAAAAATGtaacaaattttagaaaaaaaatgcaaattttttaaaaactgtgttttgtgttatttaactcaaataaaaaaaatttttggaattttggtatgtttttaaaatttgtattgatttAAAAAGACATGAATAATGGTTCACTGTAGgatatttatacaaattaaacGAAAAACGCTAAATGgcagtcaaaataacttttaaacatacctattttttttttttaacaagaattcgaatccaaagtcaaccAAGGCATCATGTTTTAAAGAAACAATAACTCAAACTTGCATTTTCGTCACAAAAACATCCACttcatacattttttctgacatcaaataaaaatttagcataTTAAAAtctaggtatttaaaaaaaaaatgaaaaatttgactcgttcaaaaataaattgttgaacTGCTTACTCTGACGGTTAAATAATATTGGCAGCTTTTTCGTATTCTGCATATTAGCATTCATCAGAGTACCAAGTCATAACTTTTTCCATCAAGAAATCGTCATGCAAAATATTCTTGGCCCCATTTCTTCCAATAGGACATAAAAGATAAAGatcctttttaaattttgtcggCAGTGTTTGTAGTCTTTTAAAATACCTAAATTATTGAAGATTACAAAAACCTCCTTCATTTTCCTGTGCAATGAGCGGTTGCTGAGATATTGATGGTCaaagacaaaaaatttcttttccatTCAAAGTCCCATACCAAAAGCTGAATGTTTAAGTTATCCGAGCCATATGGTggtaaaaatgtaatattttttttcatgtatttaaaccaaaaaaaaaaaaaaattataaccagAAAAAtatcgaacaattttttttcggtgtacattagagtgaccgcaactcccatagaaaaaaatttttgtcgaatttttttcgggggaaccccataaaatgttccgcctttgcagatttttagaaagccaaaatttcagctcgattggataagtctaaatggtgccgacactcgctcaaagtatcaaaaatctctgttttttcactgtttttcgaagaaaattagctctagctcccaaacagatggggttattttcattttttatatattaaatgaaaggtagtgcttattacacataattcagattcaaaatttgtttagttttacaaaaaaaaaaaaatattgtcatcaatttaaattttcagtacttacctcaaaaagagctgaagtgcaaactcgatttaaaataaaactttctatgttatagattgatgttacctatctaattgaaatgcttctcgtattatatataataataaataataattttatcaattatagaagcacagagtaaaattgactgaaaaaaaaaacaaaacaaaaagggcaCCCAGTGGGGGTTGAACCTGCTATGCCTGGATTGATAGGCGAGCGCTTTAACATCGGGCTAACTCAATGTTGACAATTGTCGTGacaaactaaaacaaatctTAAGATATTCAACGAAGTGTTATGGAATTTTCAGGATTTAagcttttaatagaaaaaaaattaaattttagagaaataatttttctgtttatttacgtttttttttatagaaacaaaataaaatgcagttgtaaaatacatatttgttgttttttttatgaagtttaagcttcacgagtcgtttcgttggtagttcaataattttattaagataaactctcgctttttgctaattttcctttgtatataaaataaattaacttaaaataaaatgtgagtattaattctgttgcgtttttgttttaagattaaaagaagttttaagaATTGTTAGTGTTTTCCAGATATATTTTGTGTTCGTTGATATGGCATTGGCAGCAAACacccgagaaaaaatttttcttgtaggCTATCCGTCTCATCAAATTACAGGGTGTAAATTACCCTCAAATCGTCAAGTTTTGTCaacactattttttaatttgcgaattgtaaaattaaatttaaaggaatCTGCAAGACTTGTCATTCGAGAGGTActtattttttgggaaaaagccagaattcaaacaaaatatgaaaaagatgccattgttaaattagaaaaactttacaaTGAGTGGAGAAATCACcaacgaaataaaaacaaaacgcttgaaagcaccaaaaataaaataaaagaatttgcgTTGAAAATGGACGATCTCTTTGATATAGCACATCGAGATGCCTTGACCATTACTGGAAAAAACGCAGAATTGAAGAATTCAGATTTGATATTGGTAAGCTTtagtattattatcattttaattatatCTTTGCTAATGTTGACTGATTTTAAAAGATACTGAAGATGACGCGGAAACACAGGGGACGGAGGAGGAAGCTCAAGAAGAAGTATATAGCCAGAATTCTGCGGATggggatagaatggatgtttctctatctcaGGCAACCTCTGGGCCATCGGGTAGCAGGAAAATGAGATGGAAGCGTAGTTGGATTCAGAACACCAGGAGCCACTCATCATGCTAGGTGGATGGCCAAAGCTATTTAtagcttaaaaatattcatgtttCGAAGCCAGTTTAAAATGAGTAACGAGGAACGTAACGCTCTCGGTGATATCTGCGTTTTCATCGTAAAAATTTACTGCAaggcttggtttaatgccccaagagcttatctggctcctaaacaagatcttgatcttttgcgtgatttcattgaataccgcaagatagacaaagacatttcagagaaggctcttgctaaattctcaaaccatttatggtatttgagttcagagctggtaggtctggcgttctttgacccaactttaccagatggcgaaaaatcagaaatggccaacataattttaaaaaacagagaaacagaaaccaacagaatagtaaatccaaagctacatccacatgaaattgaacaatttgtcacagcagggttaaaaaatattgtgaacaaagaaacattgaactttttcggccgattgaaaatagacacaagttttctcaaagaacctccaaatctttggcccgaaaacccccattttaaagaaggctttaagaaagtgaaaacacttaaagtcgtaaatgacatggcagaaagaggagtcaagttaataaccgattttaataatcttttaactaaagatgaggaacaaaaaccaTATGTACTTCAGGTAGTCtgtgagtgccgaaaattatatcctgatgcttccaaaactactttaagtaagtcacttgattaaattttttagtatttacttcaataattatgtataagaaatttaacacgatgttaagtattttgttttttagaaatctgttaaatgtttcgatttttttttttaataaaacagtaaaaaaagtttcattttaaatcgagtttgcacttcagctctttttgaggtaggtactgaaaatttaaattgatgacaatattttttttttttgtaaaactaaacaaattttgaatctgaattatgtgtaataacactacctttcatttaatatataaaaagtgaaaataaccccatctgtttgggagctagagctaattttcttcgaaaaacagtgaaaaaacagagatttttgatactttgagcgagtgtcggcaccatttagacttatccaatcgagcttaaattttggctatctaaaaatctgcaaaggcggaacattttatggggttcccccgaccaaatttcgaaaatcgatttcttgcggacaCTCTAGTGTACATGTAGGATTACATCAATCACTATTATAAACTTTATAAAACtatgtcatttttaaaaaatgtaattgaaatgtcaaacataattaattttattttgccttttttttgccttttctttcgttattgcctttttttgccttttctcttgttattgcctttttgttgccttttcctatgttttttatctttttagcgtctttaaagtaatgcctacacacaaaacactcaaatatacaaacaaatagGAAACCTACTCGATATATTACAAACTCAATATATCTATATTAAAGATTCACTAATTACCCCGCACTAACTAATTCGAgtgaaaagatctacctatAGTTCAGTCATtatatttggaaatgcaaaataaacCGAGAAAGctccaacaattaaaaaaaattttttttaatcaagaaaaTACGATTGGagaagttctccagattttggacaaaatcaagagagatttggaagccgggaaaggggcagtcgcaaaagatgttgttgagaagtacaaatcagtttttttggcaaacaagggactcgagagagttaaacaaataaattgagaAATGAATGGGTACACAAATCTAGAGCTCCCGCCAAATTTTGCAGTGGGTGATGTCGAGTGGTTTTATTTGGCTCCACTCGTCTCTACAGATGTAGAGACATCTTTTAACTCCTTTAAAGCACTCTTAAGAGAAAAACTCATGTTTGTTAGAAATtactacaattaatttttatatttcattctttctctcaataaatgcctttttatgtctttttcggagttttattttgcctttttctaagtttttaggtccacaagatcctatccctgaTGATGATAATCATTTTTGGATGGCATTCGTTGTTGTTAAGTTTTAAAAGAGAAAAGTTAAGCTAAGAAAAAAGTATAAGAAAAGTCAATATTaagcctttttaaaaattcccgccaagattattttttataaaatttttaatttattttttatgaaataccCTATTATTAACTTAACTATTATTTatgaactatttttatttaaattcaataaaaattaaattataaactttaaaaataaaatttagaaatgttttaattttccctCTCCCACATACATTAGATACAATAAACAAGAACAAgtttcttgaatttttatttttttcatcttaagaccttaaaactagaaatatcaaaattatcaaaactagaaattttgatttttcacttcattttttgacaaaaattctaaacttaaaattcaaactaaaaattaaccaaaagatcaacaaaatacaattttgcatAACAAGAAATGACACAAAAAATTCTGTTGTTACCTATAAAACTCTGTTTtgcaattaaaaagtatttaactCTATTAAAAGTTATTccctttaaattcaaaaatattaattcgagttatttttaaatttgaatggggtaaatattttttttaaaaattgtaataattcTGTCCATCGCTTATACCAAGAATCGCTTGTAGATAGAATACTTTTCGCGGATCACACTTTAAATAATTCTTCAAACTGTGTGTGAAACTTAAAGAAGTACTTTTTTCCTTACCATTTTTTAACtactagttattttttttttgttattttctcattgtcaaataattcaattttatctttaaaaaattaggCTATCCCTTAAATGATGATTTAGTTATTGCATAAGGCTATTATAACTCATTTCACTTCAGTTGCAAttcctaaaacaaaattaaaaacatatctACATAGGTATGGTTGTATGCAGATCCTCAAAAACTGTAAAAGTCGAAAATTTTCCGCTAAGATAAATTTACCATTTGAAAGTCCTATATTAAAGATGATAaacctattttttaaattttcgttaactgatTTTCCATTTGAAAGTAACTTacatacctataaaaaaataaattttcatcaacCCTACCATAAAACCAAAGCAAGTGACAAAACAGTTAACAAAACTATTAAACTTTTTCCTTATTCCTTTTCATTGTATATACATCCACAGGTGAATGTCTTGAAATTCGATTTGGAGCATCATATGACCTTGATAggtatattaaaagaaaataaaaaaaatcaaccacaTACTACCAGATTCCGGTATGATATGCTTTCAGCACATGAGACATCGCACTCACACGGAtggtttattcttttttgatgTTGTACAAGAAATAAGTATAAAAGGAGAATTAAAGACCAACTACAATCAGTTCACTTCAGGTTCCATTACCAGAATAACATTAATTCAATCACTAAAAATGGCATTCAAAGTAAGCTTgaacattaaaaatatatcaatGTTTTATCGAAATATtcattctttatatttttactttcagTTTGTTGCTTTCTTCGCTTGTCTTGCTGTTGCCAGCGCCGGATACATTGCTTCACCACTTGCTGCTGTTGCAACTCCAGTTTTGGCCAAGACCGAAGATCACGATCCTCATCCACAATACTCCTTCGGGTATGATGTCCAGGATGCCATTTCCGGCGACAACAAGAACCAACAGGAGACCCGCGATGGAGACATCGTTCATGGTCAATACTCTTTGAATGATGCCGATGGTTACAGACGCATCGTTGACTACACTGCCGACCCTATCAATGGATTCAACGCTGTTGTCCGCAGGGAACCATTAGGTGCTGCTGTCGCTGTCAAGACTGTTGCCGCCGCCCCAGCTTTGATCAAGTCCACTCCTTTGGCTTATGCTGCAGCTCCAGCTCTCGTCAAGTCATACGCTGCTGCTCCAGCTTTAATCAGATCTGCACCTTTGGCTTATGCAGCTGCTCCAGCTCCTTTGGCTTACTCTGCTTCCCCAATCTACCATCAAGCACCAGCATTGATCCGTTCAGCTCCAGCTTTACTCAAAACCTCATATGCTGCTCCAGCTTTGATCAAATCTGCTCCCGCTTTGGCTTACTCAACTGGCCCAGCATTGGTTAAGACCAGCTTCTCTTCCCCCATTATCTCATACGCTTACTAATTTATGATGACACATGGATATAGGAACTTCTCTTGTTGTtaatgttattgttattgtgaACCTGAAATACAAAACTGAAAACGAAATTAACTTAACTTTTTTATTCATCTATTCATCCTTTGAATTTATCAATATAGGACTTTTCTTCTTGTGAATCATTTTAAAAGCTTCAACATAATAAAAGGTAGGGTGACCCGTTATACCATACATATATCTTTGAAAAAGACCTTGTTTTCTAATAATATAACTCGTAAGGTACACATATGTTTCCACAATTAGAGTGTCTTATTTTTGTTAAGAGAAATTCGAATTCACAGTAGTTAAAGTGGGACAAAGGGTTGCCAGGTGtcatcacttaaaaaaaaattcacaaaattggATAAAACCTAATAAAGTATACTTTCTAATATTAAGACTAATAaaacggtgttacaaaaatgaggttttaaaatatacgcgggcagagacatatcaggttttgtagaccTAATCGCACTGAATatgaaacggtatttgaaaatcccctaacacccccaaaatctggagttacgggcaaaaaacggttttttggaccttcactcattgaaaaaattctagcttcgacaattttttacccattttcgattttttacagtttctgatagaagataaatatacctttttaacaatgtataaaacatgtaactcggttaaaccacttagaatttataagatgtcaaagttcaaaaattcaatttttttttgtcatttgcccaacttcggcatcaatttaaagtatatgttttaaaaacaacatgctatttaaaaaatatattctaaaactatatctatttcccaattgatcgaggtattttttatgaaaatcacttcaaaattggcttagaaaaaaaaatttttcgatttcaacccagatacagaaattcgaacttttaggtatagaacaaaaatgttgtttcggcacgtagtaggataagttgggcgccaggatttgatgaaaggtttttgtagaggagctcaatacaaacattttttcctttgggaggggggtctatctctccccgtttaggtgggaggggcatttttctaaaaaaaaattatcaaaataaaaaaaaaatattaaaaaacaacggcaacacttacagtaataaatgataccatttccaaaaggcaaaattgtgcatttgattcttatttttaaatcaatataatattaccaatactttttgaaataatcgattttaaagttaaaaataggagaaaaaaaatttttaaactcattttatactatttttgtccagactgtgaattttagtaaataagatacttagacagaaaactgcctcaattaattccttatcgattgaatttttgaactttgacatcttataaattctaagtggtttaaccgagttacatgttttatacattgttaaaaaggtatatttatcttctatcagaaactgtaaaaaatcgaaaatgggtaaaaaattgtcgaagctagaattttttcaatgagtgaaggtccaaaaaaccgttttttgcccgtaactccagattttgggggtgttaggggattttcaaataccgtttcatATTCAGTGCGATTAggtctacaaaacctgatatgtctctgcccgcgtatattttaaaacctcatttttgtaacaccgtttTATTAGTCTTAATATTAGAAAGTATACTTTATTAGGTTTTATccaattttgtgaatttttttttaagtgatgaCACCTGGCAACCCTTTGTCCCACTTTAACTACTGTGAATTCGAATTTCTCTTAACAAAAATAAGACACTCTAATTGTGGAAACATATGTGTACCTTACGAGTTATATTATTAGAAAACAAGGTCTTTTTCAAAGATATATGTATGGTATAACGGGTCACCCTACCTTTTATTATGTTGAAGCTTTTAAAATGATTCACAAGAAGAAAAGTCCTATATTGATAAATTCAAAGGATGAATAGATGAATAAAAAAGTTAAGTTAATTTCGTTTTCAGTTTTGTATTTCAGGTtcacaataacaataacattaACAACAAGAGAAGTTCCTATATCCATGTGTCATCATAAATTAGTAAGCGTATGAGATAATGGGGGAAGAGAAGCTGGTCTTAACCAATGCTGGGCCAGTTGAGTAAGCCAAAGCGGGAGCAGATTTGATCAAAGCTGGAGCAGCATATGAGGTTTTGAGTAAAGCTGGAGCTGAACGGATCAATGCTGGTGCTTGATGGTAGATTGGGGAAGCAGAGTAAGCCAAAGGAGCTGGAGCAGCTGCATAAGCCAAAGGTGCAGATCTGATTAAAGCTGGAGCAGCAGCGTATGACTTGACGAGAGCTGGAGCTGCAGCATAAGCCAAAGGAGTGGACTTGATCAAAGCTGGGGCGGCGGCAACAGTCTTGACAGCGACAGCAGCACCTAATGGTTCCCTGCGGACAACAGCGTTGAATCCATTGATAGGGTCGGCAGTGTAGTCAACGATGCGTCTGTAACCATCGGCATCATTCAAAGAGTATTGACCATGAACGATGTCTCCATCGCGGGTCTCCTGTTGGTTCTTGTTGTCGCCGGAAATGGCATCCTGGACATCATACCCGAAGGAGTATTGTGGATGAGGATCGTGATCTTCGGTCTTGGCCAAAACTGGAGTTGCAACAGCAGCAAGTGGTGAAGCAATGTATCCGGCGCTGGCAACAGCAAGACAAGCGAAGAAAGCAACAAActgaaagtaaaaatataaagaatgaATATTTCGATAAAACattgatatatttttaatgttcAAGCTTACTTTGAATGCCATTTTTAGTGATTGAATTAATGTTATTCTGGTAATGGAACCTGAAGTGAACTGATTGTAGTTGGTCTTTAATTCTCCTTTTATACTTATTTCTTGTACAAtatcaaaaaagaataaaccaTCTGTGTAAGTGCGATGTCTCATGTGCTAAAAGCATATCATGCGTACCGGAATCTGGTAGTGGtgtggttgattttttttttcttttaatgtatCAAGGTCAAACGATGCTCCAAATCGAATTTAAAGACATTCATCTGTGCCGATGGATATACAATAAAAAGGTACAATGAACCAGTTTTCTTTACTTGGTGACGATTCCTTTTTTggatttgtatcttttttgttggaattaaGAGCCGGATTCGGATGTTGATAAGccgcttaaaaaaattatataaaaaaaaaaaacagactctCATACAGCGTGAATTGCATTGTTCTTTGCCACATTGATGACAATGTGTTGAGAGAACTTTTTGCGGGCTTGTTTAAATGAGTTTACTCTTGTAGATTGTTTTTATGGAATTGTAAAGTTTGTTATAGCTGTCAGTCAAACATCTTCACATGTAAGGCTACGATTTTTAACAATTCAATAAACTCCAAtacctttaactttttttaaagtttgaatCTGAGGGTTCTCATTGTATGTCCCCTATCTGGAGTCAATAAAGAAACGTGATTGAATAACAATTTTATATCCAAAAGTTCCAATTAGTGAgttttttttccatacaaacaaaatttattgtggtgctaaaaatagataaataacATTGGCAAAAAAGTTGTGAAGTGTTTAATTTGGAACTGTAGGAGTGGGAAGTAGATCAGatcattatttataaaattattgtgTTTTACAGTTCACTAACCTTTTTTATAaactagaatatttttttacatcgTAGCTATCACTAGATCTTAACTTTTTGTAGGAGTAGGATCTTGATGTCAAGTTACAAATTCCTTTAAAGTAACATTAAatgccatatgaaaattttggaaaataaaagtaggaaaatttcataaaaatttttggcaACCGAACAACCAAATTCGCAGAATTGAGCCCGATGgtggttttttaaaaaccgaaacgtgtcacaaaataaaatacctaattaaatgttttgaaaaattaaattttttaaattaaaaaaaactaaaataggtataggtacaattaactaaaatttgttaatatatttttatttttatttatatttgcatataaaggaacattaaaaatgaaattgaaatattaattacaTAGCATTGCATTAAGAACGTGTgccataaaaaatttaaagcacAAGGTTCCTGAACTAGTTCAATTGcccaatttaaaaatgtttgcagcAAAATCGGAGCCAAAAAAACAGCACCAAATAGTTGTCCAATACcaataaataaaactttagaTAACTTGGtagttattaatttttaagcaattacattatttgataaaaaggtAGGTTCACTCGGACGTAtacataactttttttgtttttaataaaatttaaacggttataaaatttctatctcttaccaaaca includes the following:
- the LOC129915579 gene encoding larval cuticle protein A2B-like, which encodes MAFKFVAFFACLAVASAGYIASPLAAVATPVLAKTDGHDPHPQYTFAYDVQDAISGDSKNQHESRDGDIVHGQYSLNDADGYRRIVDYTADPLNGFNAVVRREPLGAAVAVKTVAAAPALIKSTPLAYAAAPALVKSYAAAPTLIRSAPLAYAAAPAPLGYAQAPALIRSAPLGYAQAPLIKAAPAVAYSTGPALVKTTFSSPLISYAY
- the LOC129915576 gene encoding larval cuticle protein A3A-like, translating into MAFKFVAFFACLAVASAGYIASPLAAVATPVLAKTEDHDPHPQYSFGYDVQDAISGDNKNQQETRDGDIVHGQYSLNDADGYRRIVDYTADPINGFNAVVRREPLGAAVAVKTVAAAPALIKSTPLAYAAAPALVKSYAAAPALIRSAPLAYAAAPAPLAYSASPIYHQAPALIRSAPALLKTSYAAPALIKSAPALAYSTGPALVKTSFSSPIISYAY
- the LOC129915575 gene encoding larval cuticle protein A1A-like; this translates as MRHRTYTDGLFFFDIVQEISIKGELKTNYNQFTSGSITRITLIQSLKMAFKFVAFFACLAVASAGYIASPLAAVATPVLAKTEDHDPHPQYSFGYDVQDAISGDNKNQQETRDGDIVHGQYSLNDADGYRRIVDYTADPINGFNAVVRREPLGAAVAVKTVAAAPALIKSTPLAYAAAPALVKSYAAAPALIRSAPLAYAAAPAPLAYSASPIYHQAPALIRSAPALLKTSYAAPALIKSAPALAYSTGPALVKTSFSSPIISYAY